A single Magnetococcales bacterium DNA region contains:
- the fur gene encoding ferric iron uptake transcriptional regulator → MTKNFDLKKAGLKATLPRMKILSLFMAEERQHLTAEDIFRRLLADGEEIGLATVYRVLTQFVHAGLLVRHHFESGKAIFEINHGNHHDHLVCLQCGHVLEFFDEEIEKRQHVIAQQHQFAVQDHSLHIYVDCLREDCPNRS, encoded by the coding sequence ATGACCAAAAATTTTGACTTGAAAAAAGCCGGCCTGAAAGCCACCCTGCCCCGCATGAAAATTTTGAGTCTTTTCATGGCTGAGGAGCGGCAACACCTGACTGCCGAGGATATTTTTCGCCGCCTGTTGGCAGACGGGGAGGAAATTGGTCTGGCCACGGTCTACCGGGTATTGACCCAGTTTGTCCATGCCGGGTTGCTCGTGCGCCACCACTTCGAAAGCGGCAAGGCGATTTTCGAGATCAATCACGGCAACCACCACGACCACCTCGTTTGCCTGCAATGTGGCCATGTGCTGGAATTTTTTGATGAAGAGATTGAAAAACGCCAACATGTGATCGCGCAACAGCACCAGTTTGCCGTTCAGGATCACTCCCTCCACATTTATGTGGATTGCCTGCGGGAAGATTGTCCCAACAGGTCGTAA